In one Streptomyces sp. NBC_01241 genomic region, the following are encoded:
- a CDS encoding CoA transferase subunit A, with the protein MTADEVVGRLESGMTIGIGGWGSRRKPMALVRALLRSDVTDLTVVSYGGPDVGLLAAAGRIRKLVAAFATLDSIPLEPHFGAARQRGAFQMVELDEAMFMWGLTAAGQRLPFMPVRAGLASDVMRVNPQLRTVTSPYEDGEELVAVPALRLDAALVHLNRADVHGNAQYLGPDPYFDDLFCEAADTAYVSCERIVDTADLLKENGPQTLLVKRAFVNGVVETPNGAHFTSCVPDHDRDETFQRAYAQAARDPEAWQAFTERYLSGDEAAYQAAVAAFHEEEK; encoded by the coding sequence ATGACCGCCGACGAGGTCGTCGGCCGGCTGGAGAGCGGCATGACGATCGGCATCGGCGGCTGGGGCTCCCGGCGCAAGCCGATGGCCCTGGTCCGCGCGCTGCTGCGCTCGGACGTCACCGACCTGACCGTCGTCTCCTACGGCGGTCCCGACGTCGGGCTGCTCGCCGCCGCCGGACGGATCCGCAAGCTGGTCGCGGCCTTCGCCACGCTCGACTCCATCCCCCTCGAACCGCACTTCGGTGCGGCACGGCAGCGGGGCGCGTTCCAGATGGTGGAGCTGGACGAGGCCATGTTCATGTGGGGGCTGACGGCCGCCGGGCAGCGGCTGCCCTTCATGCCGGTGCGGGCGGGGCTCGCCTCGGACGTGATGCGCGTCAACCCGCAGCTGCGGACGGTCACTTCACCGTACGAGGACGGCGAGGAGCTCGTCGCGGTCCCGGCGCTGCGGCTGGACGCCGCGCTCGTCCACCTCAACCGCGCCGATGTGCACGGCAACGCCCAGTACCTCGGCCCCGACCCGTACTTCGACGACCTCTTCTGCGAGGCCGCCGACACCGCGTACGTCTCCTGCGAGCGGATCGTGGACACCGCGGACCTGCTCAAGGAGAACGGACCGCAGACGCTGCTGGTCAAGCGCGCGTTCGTGAACGGTGTCGTCGAGACGCCGAACGGAGCGCACTTCACGTCCTGCGTGCCCGACCACGACCGCGACGAGACGTTCCAACGGGCCTACGCCCAGGCCGCCCGCGACCCCGAGGCGTGGCAGGCGTTCACCGAGCGGTACCTGTCCGGGGACGAGGCCGCGTACCAGGCCGCGGTGGCGGCGTTCCACGAGGAGGAAAAATGA
- a CDS encoding CoA-transferase subunit beta, whose product MSGSTGTTTATRAEYCVVACAEAWRGASEVLASPMGTVPTIGARLAKLSFSPDLLLTDGEALLIGDVPAVGAKSQVVEGWLPYRQHLSMTATGRRHVMMGATQIDRHGNQNISCIGDWAAPKRQLLGVRGAPNNTLNNPTSYWIPRHSARVFVERVDMVCGVGYDRAAAAGPAAARYHRIPDVISNLGVFDFETPDRTMRLRSLHPGVTPEEVAEATGFALPIPDEVPYTREPTAEELRLIREVIDPKGLRDREVPA is encoded by the coding sequence ATGAGCGGCAGCACCGGGACGACGACGGCGACGCGGGCCGAATACTGCGTGGTGGCCTGCGCCGAGGCATGGCGGGGCGCGAGCGAGGTCCTGGCCAGCCCGATGGGTACCGTCCCCACCATCGGGGCCCGGCTGGCGAAGCTCAGCTTCTCCCCCGATCTGCTGCTGACCGACGGCGAGGCCCTGCTCATCGGCGACGTGCCGGCGGTCGGTGCGAAGTCCCAGGTGGTGGAGGGATGGCTGCCGTACCGTCAGCATCTGTCCATGACCGCCACGGGACGGCGGCACGTGATGATGGGCGCCACCCAGATCGACCGCCACGGCAATCAGAACATCTCCTGCATCGGTGACTGGGCCGCCCCCAAGCGGCAGCTGCTGGGGGTGCGCGGCGCCCCGAACAACACGCTGAACAACCCGACGAGTTACTGGATCCCCAGGCACTCGGCGCGGGTGTTCGTCGAGCGGGTCGACATGGTCTGCGGCGTCGGCTACGACCGCGCCGCGGCGGCCGGTCCCGCCGCGGCCCGGTACCACCGCATCCCGGACGTCATCAGCAACCTCGGCGTCTTCGACTTCGAGACCCCGGACCGTACGATGCGGCTGCGCTCCCTGCACCCCGGCGTCACGCCCGAAGAGGTCGCCGAGGCCACCGGGTTCGCGCTCCCGATCCCCGACGAGGTGCCGTACACCCGTGAGCCCACCGCCGAGGAGCTGCGGCTGATCCGCGAGGTCATCGACCCGAAGGGCCTGCGCGACCGCGAGGTCCCCGCGTGA
- a CDS encoding SDR family oxidoreductase: MTGLCTGRVAVITGAGRGLGRAHALAHAAEGAKVVVNDLGVGLDGTGGATGPAQQVVEEIRALGGEAVAHGGDITTTEGAASLIATALDAFGRLDTLVNNAGFLRDRMLVNLDDDDWDAVMRVHLKGHFLPLKHAAAHWRAEAKAGRTPEARVVNTSSGAGLLGSVGQGNYSAAKAGIIGLTLVAAAEMGRYGVQVNAIAPAARTRMTEQTFAETMAAPEDSGFDAMAPENVSPLVVWLGSAASAGVSGRVFEAEAGRITVMEGWRPGPTADKGARWTPAEAGEATLKLLADSEPPQPVYGAR, encoded by the coding sequence ATGACCGGACTGTGCACGGGACGCGTCGCCGTCATCACCGGGGCGGGCCGCGGGCTCGGGCGCGCGCACGCCCTCGCCCACGCCGCCGAGGGCGCCAAGGTCGTCGTCAACGACCTCGGAGTGGGCCTCGACGGCACCGGAGGGGCCACCGGGCCCGCCCAGCAGGTCGTCGAGGAGATCCGCGCACTCGGCGGCGAGGCGGTGGCACACGGCGGCGACATCACCACCACCGAGGGCGCGGCCTCACTGATCGCCACCGCCCTCGATGCCTTCGGCCGCCTCGACACCCTCGTCAACAACGCCGGATTCCTGCGCGACCGCATGCTCGTCAACCTGGACGACGACGACTGGGACGCGGTGATGCGCGTCCACCTCAAGGGCCACTTCCTGCCGCTCAAGCACGCCGCCGCGCACTGGCGCGCCGAGGCGAAGGCCGGCCGTACGCCCGAGGCGCGGGTCGTCAACACCAGCTCCGGGGCGGGCCTCCTGGGCAGCGTCGGGCAGGGCAACTACTCCGCCGCCAAGGCAGGGATCATCGGTCTGACCCTGGTCGCCGCCGCCGAGATGGGCCGCTACGGCGTCCAGGTCAACGCCATCGCCCCGGCCGCCCGGACCCGGATGACCGAACAGACCTTCGCCGAAACCATGGCGGCCCCCGAGGACAGCGGATTCGACGCCATGGCCCCGGAGAACGTCTCGCCCCTCGTTGTCTGGCTGGGCTCCGCCGCCTCCGCCGGGGTGAGCGGCCGGGTCTTCGAGGCCGAGGCCGGCCGGATCACCGTCATGGAGGGCTGGCGGCCGGGGCCCACCGCGGACAAGGGAGCCCGCTGGACGCCGGCGGAGGCGGGGGAGGCCACGCTCAAGCTGCTCGCCGACTCCGAGCCCCCGCAGCCGGTGTACGGGGCACGCTGA
- a CDS encoding NAD(P)H-dependent flavin oxidoreductase, protein MATPLTELVGVRHPIVQTGMGWVAGPRLVTAAADAGALGILASATMTVEQLRSAVREVTSRTDAPFGVNLRADAGDAAERVRIIIDEGVKVASFALAPSRELIARLKDAGVVVIPSVGARRHAEKVAAWGADAVVVQGGEGGGHTGNIATTVLLPQVVDAVDIPVIAAGGFHDGRGLVAALSYGAAGIAMGTRFLLTSDSTVPAAVKAKYLAAAVTDVTVTTAVDGLPHRMLRTELVDALERSGRSASLLRAVRHAAAFKKESGLGWARMIRDGLAMKHGKELTWSQVLLAANTPMLLKASMVEGRTDLGVMASGQVAGLIDDLPSCAELVDRVMAEADATLRALPLPLAR, encoded by the coding sequence ATCGCCACCCCCCTCACCGAGTTGGTCGGAGTCCGCCACCCCATCGTGCAGACCGGCATGGGGTGGGTGGCGGGCCCCCGTCTGGTCACGGCGGCCGCCGACGCGGGCGCGCTCGGCATCCTCGCCTCTGCCACGATGACCGTCGAGCAGCTCCGCTCCGCCGTCCGTGAGGTCACCTCCCGTACGGACGCGCCGTTCGGCGTCAATCTGCGGGCGGACGCGGGGGACGCGGCCGAGCGGGTACGGATCATCATCGACGAGGGCGTCAAGGTCGCCTCGTTCGCGCTGGCGCCCTCCCGCGAGCTGATCGCGCGGCTGAAGGACGCCGGGGTGGTGGTCATCCCGTCCGTCGGCGCCAGAAGGCATGCGGAGAAGGTCGCTGCGTGGGGCGCCGACGCGGTGGTGGTACAGGGCGGCGAGGGGGGCGGCCACACCGGGAACATCGCGACCACCGTCCTGCTCCCCCAGGTCGTCGACGCGGTGGACATCCCGGTCATCGCGGCGGGCGGCTTCCACGACGGTCGCGGTCTGGTCGCCGCGCTGTCCTACGGCGCGGCCGGGATCGCCATGGGCACCCGCTTCCTGCTCACCTCCGACAGCACCGTCCCCGCGGCGGTCAAGGCGAAGTACCTGGCCGCAGCCGTGACGGACGTGACCGTCACCACCGCCGTGGACGGCCTCCCGCACCGGATGCTGCGCACCGAGCTGGTGGACGCGCTGGAGCGGTCGGGCCGGTCCGCCTCGCTGCTGCGGGCGGTCCGGCACGCCGCGGCCTTCAAGAAGGAATCGGGCCTGGGCTGGGCGCGGATGATCCGCGACGGCCTGGCGATGAAGCACGGCAAGGAACTGACGTGGAGCCAGGTCCTGCTGGCCGCCAACACCCCGATGCTGCTCAAGGCCTCGATGGTCGAAGGACGCACCGATCTCGGGGTGATGGCGTCCGGCCAGGTCGCGGGGCTGATCGACGATCTGCCGTCGTGCGCCGAACTCGTCGACCGCGTCATGGCTGAGGCGGACGCCACGCTCCGTGCCCTGCCCCTTCCCCTGGCGCGCTGA
- a CDS encoding class I adenylate-forming enzyme family protein, giving the protein MTSDTDARSDALAVMAGLTAPGGRFELAEDDVLGTRLPVFTHRRRALHEVLHESVRFADREYVVTADRRLTFAEHAAQVASLARVLREEHGVAKGDRVAIAAANSVEWIQTFWATVSIGAVVVGFNAWWSARELEYGVGHAAPSLVVADAKRAALLAGVEVPVLSVTKDISRFATAYGDEPLPSVDVAEDDPAVILYTSGTSGRPKGAVHTHRNLLSVVEYHRLNDALLTTFGDPLDPMDRVHLLALPLFHIAGLHNLVVPRLATGSKIALYEGAFEADTVLRMVERERITNWGAVPTMANRLLEHGDVSAYDTSSLTAFSLASAPSSTRFKEQLRKQLPFAKDSLVDSYGLTESCTAIAVATSQDLVEAPGSLGRPVTGVQLEIRDPLGEALPEGEEGEVCVRSAFNMLGYWGDAEATGNAIGEDRWLRTGDIGCLREGRLYLTTRRSDLIIRGGENVYPAEIEGVLSAYPDVLECIVLGAPHPDLGQEVAAVVVTRAGSAVTEEALRAYAAGELAYFKVPTRWRLTTESLPRNATGKVIRASVRP; this is encoded by the coding sequence ATGACCAGCGACACCGACGCCCGCTCCGACGCCCTCGCCGTGATGGCCGGGCTCACCGCCCCCGGTGGCCGGTTCGAACTCGCCGAGGACGACGTCCTGGGCACCCGTCTCCCGGTCTTCACTCATCGCCGCCGTGCGCTGCACGAGGTGCTCCACGAGTCCGTCCGGTTCGCCGACCGGGAGTACGTCGTCACGGCGGACCGAAGGCTGACGTTCGCCGAGCACGCCGCCCAGGTGGCCTCGCTGGCACGGGTGCTGCGCGAGGAGCACGGCGTCGCCAAGGGCGACCGGGTCGCCATCGCCGCCGCCAACTCGGTCGAGTGGATCCAGACGTTCTGGGCCACCGTGTCGATCGGCGCCGTGGTGGTCGGTTTCAACGCCTGGTGGTCGGCGCGCGAGCTGGAGTACGGCGTCGGGCACGCGGCCCCCTCCCTGGTCGTGGCCGACGCCAAGCGGGCCGCCCTGCTCGCCGGGGTCGAGGTGCCCGTGCTCTCGGTCACCAAGGACATCTCCCGCTTCGCCACCGCGTACGGCGACGAGCCGCTGCCCTCCGTGGACGTCGCCGAGGACGACCCGGCCGTCATCCTCTACACCTCCGGCACGTCCGGCCGTCCCAAGGGCGCGGTCCACACCCACCGCAACCTGCTGTCCGTCGTGGAGTACCACCGGCTGAACGACGCCCTGCTGACGACGTTCGGCGATCCGCTGGACCCGATGGACCGTGTCCACCTTCTCGCGCTGCCGCTTTTCCACATCGCCGGCCTGCACAATCTGGTCGTGCCGCGCCTGGCGACGGGCAGCAAGATCGCCCTGTACGAAGGCGCCTTCGAGGCGGATACCGTGCTGCGCATGGTGGAGCGTGAGCGGATCACGAACTGGGGCGCCGTCCCCACGATGGCCAACCGGCTCCTGGAACACGGCGACGTCAGCGCGTACGACACGTCCTCGCTGACCGCATTCTCGCTGGCCTCCGCACCCTCCTCGACCCGGTTCAAGGAGCAGCTGCGCAAGCAACTGCCGTTCGCGAAGGACTCGCTCGTGGACAGTTACGGCCTGACGGAGTCCTGTACCGCGATCGCCGTGGCCACCTCCCAGGATCTCGTGGAGGCACCCGGATCGCTCGGCCGGCCGGTCACCGGTGTCCAGTTGGAGATCCGCGACCCCCTCGGCGAAGCGCTCCCGGAGGGGGAGGAGGGCGAGGTGTGCGTCCGCAGCGCCTTCAACATGCTGGGGTACTGGGGCGACGCGGAGGCCACCGGGAACGCGATCGGCGAGGACCGCTGGCTGCGCACCGGCGACATCGGCTGCCTGCGGGAGGGGCGGCTGTATCTGACCACGCGCCGATCCGACCTGATCATCCGCGGTGGGGAGAACGTCTACCCCGCCGAGATCGAGGGGGTGCTGAGCGCGTACCCCGACGTCTTGGAGTGCATCGTGCTCGGCGCCCCGCACCCCGACCTGGGCCAGGAAGTGGCGGCCGTCGTGGTGACCAGGGCCGGGTCCGCGGTCACCGAGGAGGCCCTGCGCGCGTACGCCGCCGGCGAGCTGGCCTACTTCAAGGTCCCGACGCGCTGGCGGCTCACCACCGAGAGCCTGCCCCGTAACGCGACGGGCAAGGTGATCCGCGCGTCCGTGCGGCCCTGA
- a CDS encoding nuclear transport factor 2 family protein, producing the protein MMDDRIATLEARLRQLEDEREIARLMASYGPLVDSGAADEVAALWEPDGVYDIDEVYLAGQEQIRAMVRSDAHRSWIRGGCAHVVGPPHITVDGDEAVAVCHSLMVVHEEGRYVVRRATANHWQLRRTGTGWRVTTRTNRILDGRPDSPELLNNGVRGEKAHG; encoded by the coding sequence ATGATGGATGACCGGATCGCCACGCTCGAGGCACGGCTGCGGCAGCTGGAGGACGAACGGGAGATCGCCCGCCTGATGGCGTCGTACGGGCCGCTCGTCGACAGCGGGGCGGCGGACGAGGTCGCCGCGCTCTGGGAGCCGGACGGCGTGTACGACATCGACGAGGTGTACCTCGCCGGTCAGGAGCAGATCCGGGCGATGGTCCGCTCCGATGCCCACCGGAGCTGGATCCGAGGAGGTTGCGCGCACGTGGTGGGTCCCCCGCACATCACGGTCGACGGCGACGAGGCGGTCGCGGTGTGCCACTCACTGATGGTCGTGCACGAGGAGGGCCGGTACGTCGTCCGCCGGGCCACGGCCAATCACTGGCAGCTGCGGCGCACCGGGACCGGCTGGCGGGTCACCACCCGCACCAACCGCATCCTCGACGGGCGCCCCGACTCCCCCGAACTGCTGAACAACGGCGTGCGGGGCGAGAAGGCACACGGCTGA
- a CDS encoding SDR family oxidoreductase yields the protein MTRCVVVTGAGSGIGAALAALLRARGDRVIGVDLRGAEIEADLATPDGRAAAAEAAARAAGGVVDAVVTCAGTSVPGEAMVTVNYFGSTGFVTAMRPALTASSAPRVVLIGSISGTQPADPAVVAACLADDEETALVHARAAIADGRERQLYPSSKSALAQWARRTAVAEGWADAGIPLNVVAPGVVLTPMSAGLFDDPAMKRAMDTAVPMPLGGYMEPEAVARTVAFLASAENTHITGQVLYTDGGAEATLRGPSVF from the coding sequence ATGACCCGCTGCGTCGTCGTGACCGGAGCCGGCTCCGGGATCGGAGCGGCCCTCGCCGCACTGCTACGGGCGCGGGGCGACCGTGTGATCGGGGTCGACCTGCGGGGTGCGGAGATCGAGGCCGACCTGGCCACGCCGGACGGCCGCGCCGCGGCGGCCGAGGCCGCGGCTCGGGCGGCCGGCGGAGTCGTGGACGCCGTGGTCACCTGCGCCGGCACCTCGGTGCCCGGCGAGGCCATGGTGACCGTGAACTACTTCGGCAGCACCGGGTTCGTGACGGCCATGCGGCCCGCCCTCACCGCATCATCGGCCCCGCGCGTGGTGCTGATCGGGTCCATCTCCGGCACCCAGCCGGCGGACCCGGCCGTCGTGGCGGCCTGCCTCGCCGACGACGAGGAGACCGCCCTGGTCCACGCCCGGGCAGCGATCGCGGACGGGCGGGAGCGGCAGCTCTACCCCTCGTCGAAGTCGGCACTGGCCCAGTGGGCCCGGCGGACCGCCGTCGCCGAAGGGTGGGCCGATGCCGGAATCCCGCTGAACGTGGTGGCCCCCGGCGTGGTGCTCACCCCGATGAGCGCGGGACTCTTCGACGATCCGGCGATGAAGCGGGCGATGGACACCGCCGTCCCGATGCCGCTGGGCGGCTACATGGAACCCGAGGCCGTGGCCCGGACGGTGGCGTTCCTGGCCTCGGCCGAGAACACCCACATCACCGGACAGGTGCTCTACACCGACGGCGGAGCCGAGGCGACGCTGCGCGGACCGTCGGTGTTCTGA
- a CDS encoding enoyl-CoA hydratase family protein: MGVSTSAPEEGIALVSVDYPPVNALPVQGWYDLAAAVRAAGADPSVRCVVLSATGRGFNAGVDIKEMQRTAGHDALIGANRGCYEAFAAVYDCEVPVVAAVHGFCLGGGIGLVGNADAIVASDDATFGLPELDRGALGAATHLARLVPQHLMRALYYTSRTATAQELHQHGSVWRVVPREQLPDAALELAREIAAKDGTLIRLAKAAINGIDPVDVRRSYRFEQGFTFEANLSGVADRVRDTFGTEKEQQS, translated from the coding sequence ATGGGTGTCTCCACCTCCGCCCCGGAAGAGGGCATCGCCCTCGTCTCCGTGGACTATCCCCCGGTCAACGCCCTCCCCGTGCAGGGCTGGTACGACCTGGCCGCCGCGGTACGCGCCGCGGGGGCCGATCCGTCGGTGCGATGCGTGGTGCTCAGCGCCACGGGCCGCGGCTTCAACGCCGGCGTCGACATCAAGGAGATGCAGCGCACGGCCGGCCACGACGCCCTCATCGGCGCCAACCGCGGCTGCTACGAGGCGTTCGCCGCGGTCTACGACTGCGAGGTCCCGGTGGTCGCCGCCGTGCACGGCTTCTGTCTGGGCGGCGGTATCGGCCTGGTCGGCAACGCGGACGCCATCGTCGCCAGCGACGACGCGACCTTCGGCCTGCCCGAGCTGGACCGCGGCGCGCTCGGCGCGGCCACCCACCTGGCCCGACTGGTCCCCCAGCACCTGATGCGGGCCCTGTACTACACCTCGCGGACCGCCACCGCGCAGGAGCTGCACCAGCACGGCTCCGTGTGGCGGGTCGTACCGCGCGAGCAACTGCCGGACGCGGCGCTGGAGCTGGCCCGCGAGATCGCCGCCAAGGACGGGACGCTGATCCGCCTCGCCAAGGCCGCGATCAACGGCATCGATCCGGTCGACGTACGCCGCAGCTACCGCTTCGAGCAGGGCTTCACCTTCGAGGCCAACCTCAGCGGCGTGGCCGACCGCGTCCGCGACACCTTCGGCACGGAAAAGGAGCAGCAGTCGTGA
- a CDS encoding ABC transporter substrate-binding protein encodes MKRAPRVRTRLAVALIAGAMLTSACASADDSDSGSGKNTAAERGRYQFGLIGKQSDAGEPVSGGTLNFADYAEARSLSPAVTYATGASGGSAMAAVYDVLVRYNTETRKYEPWLAQSLESNKDATTWTLKLRKGVNFSDGTPLNAKAVVDSITWYQKNKGADTALLAPNIAGMKAADDLTVVFTMRTSWAKFPAMLAQAAGMIVAPAAYAGKEFKPIGAGPFTLDRYAPQEEMILKANTKYWKGRPHLDALRFYWPQSDEAKLDALNDGTADVTYMRGPDVVDKAVKQGHPGELTLTAMGNVININSSAGRPGHDVRVRKAIALALDPQLDAQRSYNGKGLPGKELFPPESQWHSTVKPLGVDLDEAKKLVTEAKKDGFDGTVSYMDGTDPVSRAKAVTLKAMLERVGFTVKLDLEASIADRVKKTYVDHDFDLSRGALSVSEGNPYHRLQSALNSKSFGNPGSYADPKMDALLAELHAAVTDEQTQKALDGIQTLVNETVPLANLGASAGFTAWGKKVHGIVPTEEYMALFGEAWISK; translated from the coding sequence ATGAAGCGAGCACCACGGGTTCGCACCCGCCTCGCGGTCGCCCTGATTGCCGGAGCGATGCTCACTTCGGCCTGCGCGTCCGCTGACGACAGCGACAGCGGCAGCGGCAAGAACACGGCGGCCGAGCGCGGCCGTTACCAGTTCGGGCTCATCGGCAAGCAGTCCGACGCGGGGGAGCCGGTCAGCGGTGGCACGCTGAACTTCGCCGACTACGCCGAGGCCCGCAGTCTCAGCCCGGCGGTCACCTACGCCACGGGTGCTTCGGGCGGCTCCGCGATGGCGGCCGTCTACGACGTGCTGGTGCGCTACAACACCGAGACCAGGAAGTACGAGCCCTGGCTCGCCCAGTCGCTGGAGAGCAACAAGGACGCCACGACCTGGACGCTCAAGCTCCGCAAGGGCGTCAACTTCTCCGACGGCACGCCGCTGAACGCGAAAGCCGTCGTCGACAGCATCACCTGGTACCAGAAGAACAAGGGCGCGGACACCGCGCTGCTCGCGCCGAACATCGCGGGGATGAAGGCGGCCGACGACCTCACCGTGGTCTTCACCATGCGCACCTCCTGGGCCAAGTTCCCCGCGATGCTCGCCCAGGCCGCCGGCATGATCGTGGCCCCGGCCGCCTACGCGGGCAAGGAGTTCAAGCCGATCGGCGCCGGTCCCTTCACCCTCGACCGGTACGCGCCCCAGGAGGAGATGATCCTCAAGGCCAACACGAAGTACTGGAAGGGCAGGCCGCACCTCGACGCGCTCCGGTTCTACTGGCCGCAGTCGGACGAGGCCAAGCTCGACGCCCTCAACGACGGCACCGCGGACGTGACCTACATGCGCGGCCCCGACGTGGTCGACAAGGCCGTCAAGCAGGGTCACCCGGGCGAGTTGACGCTGACCGCCATGGGCAACGTGATCAACATCAACAGCAGCGCGGGCCGCCCCGGGCACGACGTCCGGGTGCGCAAGGCGATCGCCCTGGCCCTCGACCCGCAACTCGACGCCCAGCGGAGCTACAACGGCAAGGGCCTTCCGGGCAAGGAGCTGTTCCCGCCCGAGTCGCAGTGGCACTCGACGGTCAAGCCCCTCGGCGTCGACCTCGACGAGGCGAAGAAACTCGTGACGGAGGCGAAGAAGGACGGCTTCGACGGCACCGTCAGCTACATGGACGGCACCGACCCCGTCTCCCGGGCCAAGGCGGTCACCCTCAAGGCCATGCTCGAACGCGTCGGGTTCACCGTGAAGCTCGACCTCGAGGCCTCGATCGCGGACCGGGTGAAGAAGACCTACGTCGACCACGACTTCGACCTCAGCCGCGGGGCACTCAGCGTCTCCGAGGGCAACCCGTACCACCGCCTCCAGAGCGCCCTGAACTCGAAGAGCTTCGGGAACCCCGGAAGCTACGCCGACCCGAAGATGGACGCACTGCTCGCGGAACTGCACGCCGCGGTGACCGACGAGCAGACGCAGAAGGCCCTCGACGGCATCCAGACCCTCGTCAACGAGACGGTGCCGCTGGCGAATCTGGGCGCCAGCGCCGGGTTCACCGCCTGGGGCAAGAAGGTGCACGGCATCGTGCCCACCGAGGAGTACATGGCGCTGTTCGGCGAGGCCTGGATCAGCAAGTGA
- a CDS encoding TIGR03619 family F420-dependent LLM class oxidoreductase: MRLGITSPVVTAVPGAHSPWERTAGIEELGAIAEAADRFGFHHLTCSEHVAVPTGIAEQRGGTYWDPLATFGYLAARTSRIRFATQVLVLGYHHPLAIAKRYGTLDRISGGRLVLGLGVGSLEEEFALLGAAFEGRGAIADDAIAALRAGLSHREPAYHGKHFDFEGFMVEPHAVQERVPLWIGGRTPRSLRRATTYGDGWVPFGLSLEKLREMVDAADLPEGFEVVLSAGRPLDPAGDGERTAVALRKVAEAGATLVSVSLAAGSAAHYVEQVEALAAIAADLT, translated from the coding sequence ATGCGACTCGGAATCACCAGTCCCGTCGTCACGGCCGTCCCCGGCGCCCACTCCCCCTGGGAGCGCACCGCCGGCATCGAGGAGCTCGGGGCGATCGCCGAGGCCGCGGACCGCTTCGGCTTTCACCACCTGACCTGTTCCGAGCACGTGGCCGTCCCCACCGGCATCGCCGAGCAGCGCGGGGGGACCTACTGGGACCCGCTCGCCACGTTCGGCTACCTCGCCGCCCGCACCAGCCGCATCCGCTTCGCCACCCAGGTCCTGGTGCTCGGCTACCACCATCCGCTGGCCATCGCGAAGCGCTACGGCACGCTCGACCGGATCTCGGGCGGCCGCCTCGTCCTGGGGCTCGGTGTCGGCAGCCTGGAGGAGGAGTTCGCCCTTCTCGGCGCGGCCTTCGAAGGCCGGGGCGCGATCGCCGACGACGCCATCGCGGCGCTGCGGGCCGGTCTGTCGCATCGCGAACCGGCGTACCACGGCAAGCACTTCGACTTCGAGGGCTTCATGGTGGAGCCGCATGCCGTGCAGGAGCGGGTGCCGCTGTGGATCGGTGGCCGCACACCGCGCTCGCTGCGCCGTGCCACGACGTACGGCGACGGATGGGTCCCCTTCGGTCTCTCGCTGGAGAAGCTGCGGGAGATGGTCGACGCGGCCGATCTGCCCGAGGGCTTCGAGGTCGTCCTCAGCGCCGGCCGTCCGCTCGATCCGGCCGGGGACGGGGAGCGTACGGCGGTGGCACTGCGGAAGGTCGCCGAAGCCGGCGCCACGCTGGTGAGCGTCTCCCTCGCCGCCGGGTCGGCGGCCCATTACGTCGAGCAGGTCGAGGCGCTGGCCGCGATCGCCGCCGATCTCACCTGA